A window of the Tunturibacter empetritectus genome harbors these coding sequences:
- a CDS encoding DNA gyrase inhibitor YacG, translating into MSNKSPAAKLKTLRCPTCRNIVLAAGEDFPFCSDRCRRIDLGKWASGDYKISTPIQDPDLLEELARSNKHKRQNDDDVN; encoded by the coding sequence ATGTCGAACAAATCTCCCGCTGCAAAGCTAAAGACCCTCCGCTGCCCCACCTGCCGCAACATCGTCCTTGCCGCCGGCGAAGACTTCCCCTTCTGCTCGGACCGCTGCCGCCGCATCGATCTGGGCAAATGGGCCAGCGGCGACTACAAGATCTCCACGCCCATCCAGGATCCCGATCTCCTCGAAGAGCTCGCTCGCTCCAACAAGCACAAGCGCCAGAACGACGACGACGTGAACTAG
- a CDS encoding phosphatidylglycerophosphatase A family protein, producing MANSNIQTHPPSEKKTLWAWAIGTFFGAGLLKPGPGTYGSISAVLLWYAAAHTLHPAPVAFAIGTTIAAILATLIGIPAATIVAHESGREDPGHVVIDEVAGQLIALIAIPADWRHAALSLLLFRFFDILKPPPIRQLERLPGGTGIMLDDVGAGLFALAIAQLIHLYF from the coding sequence GTGGCGAACTCCAACATCCAGACCCATCCGCCCTCCGAAAAAAAGACCCTCTGGGCGTGGGCCATCGGCACCTTCTTCGGAGCAGGCCTGCTGAAGCCCGGCCCCGGCACCTACGGCAGCATCTCCGCCGTACTGCTCTGGTACGCCGCCGCTCACACCCTCCACCCAGCTCCAGTCGCCTTCGCGATCGGCACGACCATCGCCGCGATCCTCGCCACGCTCATCGGCATCCCTGCGGCCACCATCGTCGCCCACGAGTCCGGCCGCGAAGATCCCGGCCACGTCGTCATCGACGAGGTCGCCGGCCAGCTCATCGCCCTCATCGCCATCCCCGCTGACTGGCGACACGCCGCGCTCTCGCTCCTGCTCTTCCGATTCTTCGACATCCTCAAGCCCCCGCCGATCCGCCAGCTCGAGCGCCTCCCCGGCGGCACCGGCATCATGCTTGACGACGTAGGCGCCGGCCTCTTCGCTCTCGCCATCGCACAACTCATCCACCTTTACTTCTAG
- a CDS encoding Vgb family protein, with amino-acid sequence MNTLRSLLTPDKPDAPAPHLDRVKPLAAMPGGEIEVHGTHLEPRDTLVARATIGDISAPLLLSRPTRATIRVPEGTITGDLILHRSGQSSNPLPVRVAVPMAENLHPVANPAVDADGNVYATVSGSRGQAVPVSIFQIQRDFQIRPFVRDLMNATGLAFGPDGYLYASSRAEGTVYRISPEGAMSTYAEGMGIATGIAFDRDGNLFVGDRSGTIFKISRANLDGTSGETFVYATLEPSIAAYHLAFNDAGTLFVTGPTTSSNQVIHAIDRDGNATIFYQGLGRAQGMAVDVDDNLYVAASLHGQRGIIRIDRHHQATLVVSGSNLVGLAFLEDGNATLATRDALYHVAMDVEGRKLI; translated from the coding sequence ATGAACACACTTCGATCGCTCCTGACCCCCGACAAGCCCGACGCACCCGCACCGCATCTGGACCGCGTCAAGCCCCTCGCGGCCATGCCCGGCGGAGAGATCGAGGTTCACGGCACCCACCTCGAACCTCGCGACACCCTCGTCGCCCGAGCAACCATCGGTGACATCTCCGCTCCACTCCTGCTAAGCCGGCCCACCCGCGCCACCATCCGCGTCCCCGAGGGAACCATCACCGGCGACCTGATCCTGCATCGCAGCGGCCAGTCCAGCAACCCGCTGCCAGTGCGCGTCGCCGTGCCCATGGCGGAAAATCTCCACCCCGTCGCCAACCCCGCGGTCGATGCCGACGGCAACGTCTACGCCACCGTCTCCGGCTCGCGCGGCCAGGCCGTCCCGGTGTCAATCTTCCAGATTCAGCGCGACTTCCAGATTCGCCCCTTCGTCCGCGACCTTATGAACGCCACCGGCCTCGCCTTCGGTCCCGACGGGTACCTCTACGCCAGCTCCCGCGCCGAAGGCACCGTCTATCGCATCTCCCCCGAAGGCGCCATGTCCACCTACGCCGAAGGCATGGGCATCGCCACCGGCATCGCCTTCGACCGCGACGGCAACCTCTTCGTCGGCGACCGCTCCGGCACCATCTTCAAGATCAGCCGCGCCAACCTCGACGGCACCAGCGGTGAGACCTTCGTCTACGCCACGCTCGAGCCCAGCATCGCCGCCTACCATCTCGCCTTCAACGACGCCGGAACCCTCTTCGTCACTGGACCCACCACCTCATCCAACCAGGTCATCCACGCCATCGACCGCGACGGCAACGCCACCATCTTCTACCAGGGCCTCGGACGCGCCCAGGGCATGGCGGTCGACGTCGACGACAACCTCTACGTCGCCGCCAGCCTCCACGGTCAGCGCGGCATCATCCGCATCGACCGCCATCACCAGGCCACCCTTGTCGTCTCCGGCAGCAATCTCGTAGGTCTTGCCTTCCTCGAGGACGGGAACGCCACCCTCGCCACTCGCGACGCTCTCTATCACGTAGCCATGGACGTCGAAGGTCGCAAGCTCATCTAG
- a CDS encoding ATP-binding protein: MESRLYNRLLFRLLALPVAALAVLALILGYGLQRVEESASAIDRADVVILHGNRLTRLILDEETGLRGFLLTRNPVFLEPLHSADLQIEPEFDTLFSLVKRPDQVARLQRLQAEHKQWELTAYHEIDSFPKDPVTLEQDLLQRKQDMDHLRAQMDEFLNIVIERRAVRSAENILVNRNARIILVLTAALIAGLLAWETRRIFRLLTTAYTQQIREIKQRADESYAREQWLNTTIRSIGDAVIACDTEGNIVFMNLVAERLTGWKEEESHGISLHTVFPIFNEDTRATVENPVDKVRRLGTVVGLANHTYLVSKDGSEICIDDSGAPIRDSSGNMIGIVLVFRDITDRRMSEGALMRAEKLAAAGRLAASVAHEVNNPLEGLTNLVYIARRSDELDEIRHLLSQAESELARIAHITRQSLGFYRETTLAAHFKPATIIHEVCDFYQTRAATLGVTLLVNTTTEREVLGTAGELRQILSNLLANGLDACSKGDTIRLEANAATDPRNSTRPGVRITVADTGQGILPEHLNSVFEPFFTTKKDTGTGLGLWVSRELVEKHGGSLRVRSRTLTPGCGTVFSIFLPVQGGRHPAAELDGHQPQNLAVN, from the coding sequence TTGGAATCCCGGCTTTACAACAGGCTCCTGTTTAGGCTTCTCGCTCTACCCGTTGCAGCACTTGCCGTTCTCGCTCTAATCCTTGGGTACGGCCTGCAGCGTGTCGAAGAAAGCGCAAGCGCTATCGACCGCGCCGACGTGGTCATTCTCCACGGTAATCGGCTCACCAGGTTAATCCTCGACGAAGAGACTGGCCTGCGAGGATTTCTCCTTACCCGCAATCCCGTTTTCCTCGAACCGTTACACTCCGCTGACCTGCAGATCGAGCCCGAGTTCGACACTCTCTTCTCGCTGGTCAAGCGTCCCGATCAAGTCGCCCGTCTGCAACGTCTTCAGGCCGAGCACAAGCAGTGGGAGCTCACCGCCTACCACGAGATCGACTCCTTCCCGAAAGATCCAGTCACCCTCGAGCAGGATCTCCTCCAGCGCAAGCAGGATATGGATCATCTACGCGCCCAGATGGATGAGTTCCTCAATATCGTCATCGAGCGCCGCGCCGTCCGTTCCGCCGAAAATATCCTCGTCAATCGAAACGCCAGGATCATCCTTGTCCTCACTGCCGCACTCATCGCTGGCCTTCTCGCGTGGGAGACGCGAAGAATCTTCCGGCTGCTCACAACCGCCTACACCCAGCAGATCAGAGAGATCAAACAACGCGCCGACGAATCCTACGCACGCGAGCAATGGCTGAACACCACCATCCGCAGCATTGGAGACGCCGTCATCGCCTGCGACACCGAGGGCAACATCGTCTTTATGAACCTCGTCGCGGAACGGCTCACCGGCTGGAAGGAAGAAGAGTCCCACGGCATCTCGCTGCACACCGTCTTTCCCATCTTCAACGAAGACACCCGTGCCACGGTCGAAAATCCAGTCGATAAGGTGCGTCGCCTCGGCACTGTCGTCGGCTTGGCCAACCATACCTACCTGGTCTCCAAAGATGGCTCCGAGATCTGCATCGATGACAGTGGAGCGCCAATTCGCGACAGCTCCGGGAACATGATCGGGATCGTGCTCGTCTTCCGCGACATAACCGACCGGCGCATGTCCGAGGGCGCGCTCATGCGTGCCGAAAAGCTCGCCGCCGCCGGCCGTCTCGCCGCCTCGGTGGCACACGAGGTCAACAATCCGCTCGAAGGCCTCACCAACCTCGTCTACATCGCCCGCCGCTCCGACGAACTCGACGAGATCCGCCACCTCCTCTCGCAGGCAGAGAGCGAACTCGCCCGCATCGCCCACATCACCCGCCAGTCTCTCGGCTTCTATCGCGAGACCACTCTCGCCGCGCACTTCAAGCCCGCCACCATCATCCACGAAGTTTGTGACTTCTATCAGACCCGTGCCGCAACTCTTGGGGTAACTCTTCTTGTCAACACCACCACCGAGCGCGAGGTCCTTGGCACTGCCGGAGAGCTTCGCCAGATCCTCTCCAACCTCCTCGCCAACGGCCTCGATGCATGCTCCAAGGGAGACACCATTCGCCTGGAAGCCAACGCGGCCACCGATCCGCGGAACTCCACCCGCCCGGGCGTCCGCATCACCGTCGCAGACACGGGACAAGGCATTCTCCCCGAACATCTCAACAGCGTCTTCGAACCCTTCTTCACCACAAAAAAAGACACCGGTACCGGACTTGGCCTGTGGGTCTCGCGCGAACTCGTTGAAAAACACGGCGGCAGCCTGCGCGTCCGTTCGCGCACCCTCACCCCAGGTTGCGGCACCGTCTTTTCCATCTTCCTGCCCGTCCAGGGAGGGCGACACCCAGCCGCCGAACTTGACGGACATCAGCCACAGAACCTCGCCGTTAACTAA
- a CDS encoding cupin domain-containing protein, whose product MSTNTNHASSAGTAVAASAVFDIQKIAASFPDHADTMLIDTRLTDEPHASSRVFRVYRPVAAHYHATCDEYLSVLSGRAKFFLGEAPPFEAGPGQLIFFKQSTVHGIPEILEEPFVVLAVDTPRRDPSDVHLVDPADGTPESFIQSKRLY is encoded by the coding sequence ATGTCGACCAACACCAACCACGCCTCATCCGCCGGCACCGCAGTCGCCGCCTCTGCCGTCTTCGATATCCAGAAGATCGCCGCCAGCTTTCCAGACCACGCCGACACCATGCTGATCGACACCCGTCTCACCGACGAGCCTCACGCCAGCTCCCGCGTCTTTCGCGTCTACCGTCCAGTCGCGGCGCACTATCACGCCACCTGCGACGAATATCTCTCCGTCCTCTCCGGCCGCGCAAAGTTTTTCCTCGGCGAAGCCCCGCCCTTCGAAGCCGGTCCCGGCCAGCTCATCTTCTTCAAACAGAGCACGGTCCACGGCATCCCAGAGATCCTTGAAGAGCCCTTCGTCGTCCTTGCCGTCGACACCCCTCGCCGCGATCCCAGCGACGTTCACCTCGTAGACCCCGCCGACGGAACACCCGAAAGCTTCATCCAAAGCAAGCGCCTGTATTGA
- a CDS encoding competence/damage-inducible protein A, with protein sequence MIAEIIAVGSEMLTPHRQDTNSLYLTDGLNDVGVQVAFKTIVGDNLSHLTSAASIAIARADIVLFSGGLGPTEDDLTREAVAAALNLTLRSDPAILVQLHKRFAARQMVMPPNNVKQADVLDGAIILENPTGSAPGQFLDIAVLDASGQPIRKIVILLPGPPRELKPLFDTEVKPRLAADLPPRHLAKRLLRMALIPESHVDARTAPIYQQYSDVETTILAGSAEIQLHFLCAKPTLAEAQRRVDELVEKIEAEMEDSIFSSHGESLEEVVLLNLGLRDLTLATAESCTGGLLAQRLTAIAGSSRYFLGGAVVYSDALKTTFAGVPSELVATKGPVSPEVARALAEGIRSRTGASLGVSITCIAGPGPGAPGPDADKPIGLVYIALASAQTTQVKELNLRGDREMIRWWASQHALELIRHHIL encoded by the coding sequence ATGATCGCTGAAATCATCGCTGTCGGCTCCGAGATGCTCACGCCCCATCGGCAGGACACCAACTCCCTCTACCTTACCGACGGCCTCAACGATGTCGGCGTCCAGGTCGCATTCAAGACCATCGTCGGCGACAATCTCTCCCACCTCACCAGCGCCGCCTCAATCGCCATCGCGCGCGCCGACATCGTCCTCTTCTCCGGCGGCCTCGGCCCCACCGAAGACGATCTCACCCGCGAAGCCGTCGCCGCCGCGCTTAACCTCACGCTGCGCTCCGACCCCGCGATCCTCGTCCAGCTTCACAAGCGCTTCGCCGCGCGCCAGATGGTCATGCCGCCCAACAACGTCAAACAGGCCGACGTGCTCGACGGCGCCATCATTCTCGAAAACCCTACCGGCAGCGCCCCCGGCCAGTTCCTCGACATCGCCGTCCTCGATGCCAGCGGCCAGCCCATTCGCAAGATCGTTATCCTCCTCCCCGGCCCGCCCCGGGAGCTAAAGCCTCTCTTCGACACCGAGGTCAAACCCCGCCTCGCCGCCGATCTTCCCCCGCGCCACCTCGCCAAGCGTCTCCTTCGCATGGCCCTCATCCCCGAGTCGCACGTCGACGCAAGAACCGCCCCCATCTACCAGCAGTACTCCGACGTCGAGACCACCATCCTCGCCGGCTCCGCCGAGATCCAGCTCCACTTCCTCTGCGCCAAACCCACCCTCGCCGAAGCCCAGCGCCGCGTTGACGAGCTCGTCGAAAAGATCGAAGCCGAGATGGAAGACTCCATCTTCTCCTCCCACGGCGAATCCCTCGAAGAGGTCGTACTCCTCAACCTCGGCCTCCGTGACCTCACCCTCGCCACCGCCGAGAGCTGCACCGGCGGCCTCCTCGCGCAGCGTCTCACCGCCATCGCCGGCAGCTCGCGTTACTTCCTCGGCGGCGCAGTCGTCTACAGCGACGCCCTCAAAACCACCTTCGCCGGCGTTCCCTCCGAACTCGTCGCCACCAAGGGCCCAGTCTCCCCCGAAGTCGCACGCGCCCTCGCCGAAGGCATCCGCTCGCGCACGGGAGCCTCGCTCGGCGTCTCGATCACCTGCATCGCAGGCCCGGGCCCCGGAGCACCCGGCCCCGACGCCGACAAACCCATCGGCCTCGTCTACATCGCACTCGCCAGCGCCCAAACCACCCAGGTCAAAGAGCTCAACCTCCGCGGCGACCGCGAGATGATCCGCTGGTGGGCCAGCCAGCATGCCCTCGAACTGATCCGCCACCACATCCTCTAG
- the plsY gene encoding glycerol-3-phosphate 1-O-acyltransferase PlsY, with translation MNPWLLSIPLAYLLGSIPFGYLLVKIFRHEDIRATGSGNIGATNVARSGAKGLGIATLLLDVGKSFLAVKIALHLAPGNYDLAVITAVAAIVGHVFPIWLGFRGGKGVASALGVMLALSLAAAACTFGIFLVIFLLTRYVSLASMIGSATFPLFGLYFLPQRTPLVIAGLIFIPLLVTVKHHENIRRLLAGTESRFGKKKAVA, from the coding sequence ATGAACCCCTGGCTCCTCTCCATTCCGCTCGCCTACCTCCTTGGGTCCATCCCCTTCGGCTATCTGCTCGTAAAGATCTTTCGCCACGAAGACATCCGCGCCACCGGCAGCGGTAACATCGGGGCCACCAACGTAGCCCGCAGCGGAGCCAAAGGCCTCGGCATCGCCACGCTCCTGCTCGACGTCGGCAAATCCTTCCTCGCCGTAAAGATCGCCCTGCATCTCGCACCCGGAAACTACGACCTCGCCGTCATCACCGCCGTCGCCGCCATCGTGGGACACGTCTTCCCCATCTGGCTCGGCTTCCGCGGCGGCAAAGGCGTCGCCAGCGCGCTCGGCGTCATGCTCGCCCTTAGTCTGGCCGCAGCCGCATGCACCTTCGGCATCTTTCTCGTCATCTTTCTCCTCACCCGCTACGTCTCCCTCGCTTCCATGATCGGCTCCGCCACCTTCCCGCTCTTCGGCCTCTACTTTCTGCCGCAACGAACTCCCCTGGTCATCGCCGGCCTCATCTTCATTCCACTTCTGGTCACCGTCAAACACCACGAAAACATCCGCCGCCTCCTGGCAGGCACGGAGAGCCGCTTCGGCAAGAAAAAGGCGGTTGCATGA
- a CDS encoding NAD(P)H-dependent glycerol-3-phosphate dehydrogenase: MSRIAVLGAGAWGTALALSLARRGGHELFLWSHSPALADQLSEAGENLRYLPGFTLPVDIHVTSDLPRAIFEADILLCVTPSQHLRGVLTHIAPLLTRGQIILSASKGIEETSFLRMSQVVASVTSATRNPFAVLSGPSFAQEVAAGMPTAVVVASEVPQVAQTIQRDFTSPSLRVYTNEDVPGVELGGSLKNVIALAAGVANGLNLGHNSSAALITRGIAEMTRLAVACGGRRQTLAGLSGAGDLILTCTGSLSRNRAVGIELGRGRQLPDIIAGLNGKVAEGVRSTAAALGLAARYAVEMPITQQVDAILHHNKSPKEAIRELMARPGRDE; this comes from the coding sequence ATGAGCCGAATCGCCGTCCTGGGTGCTGGTGCCTGGGGCACCGCCCTCGCTCTCTCCCTCGCCCGTCGCGGAGGTCACGAGCTCTTCCTCTGGTCGCACTCCCCCGCCCTCGCCGACCAGCTCAGCGAAGCCGGCGAGAATCTGCGCTACCTCCCAGGCTTCACCCTGCCCGTAGACATTCACGTCACCTCCGACCTCCCACGCGCTATCTTCGAGGCCGACATTCTCCTCTGTGTCACCCCCTCGCAACATCTGCGCGGAGTCCTCACCCACATCGCCCCCCTGCTCACCCGCGGCCAGATCATCCTCAGCGCCAGCAAAGGCATCGAGGAGACCAGCTTCCTCCGCATGTCGCAGGTCGTCGCCTCGGTCACTTCCGCCACGCGCAATCCCTTCGCCGTTCTCAGCGGCCCCTCCTTCGCGCAGGAGGTCGCAGCCGGCATGCCCACCGCAGTCGTCGTCGCCTCCGAAGTCCCGCAGGTCGCCCAGACCATCCAGCGCGACTTCACCTCGCCCAGCCTGCGCGTCTACACCAACGAGGACGTCCCCGGCGTCGAACTCGGCGGCTCGCTCAAAAACGTCATCGCCCTCGCCGCCGGCGTCGCCAACGGCCTCAACCTCGGCCACAACTCCTCCGCCGCCCTCATCACCCGCGGCATCGCCGAGATGACCCGACTCGCCGTAGCCTGCGGTGGCCGCCGTCAAACCCTCGCAGGCCTCTCCGGCGCAGGCGACCTCATCCTTACCTGCACCGGCTCTCTCTCGCGCAACCGCGCCGTCGGCATCGAACTTGGCCGTGGCCGCCAGCTTCCGGACATCATCGCCGGCCTCAACGGCAAGGTAGCCGAAGGCGTTCGCAGCACCGCCGCCGCCCTTGGTCTGGCCGCACGCTATGCCGTCGAGATGCCCATTACCCAGCAGGTCGACGCCATCCTCCATCACAACAAGAGCCCCAAAGAGGCCATCCGCGAACTCATGGCCCGCCCAGGCCGCGACGAATAG
- a CDS encoding ketopantoate reductase family protein, with the protein MKILVVGAGAVGGYFGARLAQAGRDVTFLVRPARAEQLQKDGLRILSPHGDATLKPKTITTSEITTPYDLIFLSVKAQALDQAIKDLTPAVGPDTMIYPVLNGMRHMETLSQVFGEQKVLGGVCMVSTELDDQNRIVQMTPMQKLIYGERNGECERSGEITPRIRALDEALRDASFDTELSATITQAMWHKWVMIASLGLVTCLLGGPIGEVNSVPDGEQTALQAVDECVAIGKACGFPYPPPLHEWLRKQATAKDSKLTSSLYRDLQKGAPIEVDTILGDLLDQGHAHHLETPLLQACCVRLRVYQNNLKSGQP; encoded by the coding sequence ATGAAGATTCTCGTTGTCGGCGCTGGTGCAGTTGGCGGTTACTTCGGAGCGCGTCTCGCGCAGGCAGGCCGCGACGTCACCTTTCTTGTCAGACCCGCTAGAGCAGAGCAACTTCAAAAAGACGGTCTTCGCATCCTAAGCCCGCACGGCGACGCCACCCTTAAGCCGAAGACCATCACCACCAGCGAGATCACCACTCCCTACGACCTCATCTTTCTCAGCGTAAAAGCCCAGGCACTCGATCAGGCGATCAAAGACTTGACACCCGCCGTCGGGCCGGACACGATGATCTATCCCGTGCTCAACGGCATGCGCCACATGGAGACGCTAAGCCAAGTCTTCGGCGAGCAAAAAGTTTTAGGCGGTGTCTGCATGGTCTCGACCGAACTCGACGATCAAAACCGCATCGTCCAGATGACGCCCATGCAAAAGCTCATCTATGGCGAACGCAACGGCGAATGCGAGCGCAGCGGGGAAATCACCCCGCGCATTCGCGCACTCGACGAAGCACTCCGCGACGCAAGCTTCGACACCGAACTCTCCGCCACCATCACCCAGGCCATGTGGCATAAGTGGGTCATGATCGCCTCCCTGGGCCTCGTCACCTGCCTCCTCGGCGGCCCTATCGGGGAGGTAAACTCCGTGCCCGACGGCGAACAGACCGCGCTCCAGGCCGTCGACGAGTGCGTCGCCATCGGCAAAGCCTGTGGCTTCCCCTACCCACCGCCCCTGCACGAATGGCTTCGCAAACAAGCCACCGCCAAAGACTCGAAGCTCACCTCATCTCTGTATCGCGATCTGCAAAAAGGCGCTCCCATCGAGGTCGACACAATCCTCGGCGACCTGCTCGACCAGGGCCACGCCCATCACCTCGAAACGCCTCTGCTCCAGGCCTGCTGCGTTCGCCTCCGCGTCTACCAGAACAACCTCAAGTCAGGACAGCCATAA
- a CDS encoding pyridoxamine 5'-phosphate oxidase family protein produces the protein MTKAELYEFLAGHKLAVVGSISGDGVPQSALVGIAVTEDLEIVFDTLNTTRKYRNLISNPKASVVVGWEGEKTVQLEGEASLPVGEELTRYKRVYFSAWPDGVSRQDWAGLVYFVVRPRWIRYSDFDQRPPRIEELAFD, from the coding sequence ATGACGAAGGCGGAGCTTTACGAGTTCCTTGCGGGTCATAAGCTTGCTGTGGTCGGAAGCATCTCGGGCGACGGTGTGCCGCAGTCTGCCCTTGTCGGGATTGCGGTGACGGAAGATCTTGAGATTGTCTTCGATACTCTCAACACCACTCGCAAATACCGGAACCTTATTTCCAATCCGAAGGCCAGTGTGGTGGTGGGATGGGAGGGAGAGAAGACGGTGCAGTTGGAAGGCGAGGCGTCTCTGCCGGTGGGCGAGGAGTTGACGCGGTACAAGCGTGTCTACTTCTCCGCGTGGCCGGATGGGGTGAGTCGTCAGGACTGGGCGGGGCTGGTTTACTTTGTCGTTCGTCCGCGATGGATTCGATATAGCGACTTTGATCAGCGCCCACCGCGGATCGAGGAGTTGGCATTTGATTGA
- the ftsY gene encoding signal recognition particle-docking protein FtsY, giving the protein MAFSIFGKRDKSDQQPDQPTAVAPEPQEPKRGLFDRMKQAVTRTRESFSESISSVIALTREVDETTLVNLEPLLLAADLGAPTTALVMENLRQRALRVGIQGGDDLKRLLKAELKQILDNVARPITHPPTPPEVIMMVGVNGTGKTTTTGKLAAHFTAQGRTVLLCAADTFRAAAIEQLEVWAQRSDVQIIKTKQGGDPSAALYDACTAAKARNTQILIVDTAGRLHTKTDLMKELDKMRRTAEKLIPGAPHQTLLVMDATTGQNGLTQARLFTEAAHVTGIVLTKLDGTAKGGIVLAIATELKLPVIYAGIGEKLEDIIPFDSASFIDSLLD; this is encoded by the coding sequence ATGGCTTTTTCCATCTTCGGCAAACGCGACAAATCCGACCAGCAACCCGACCAGCCCACCGCAGTAGCTCCAGAGCCGCAGGAGCCGAAGCGCGGACTCTTCGACCGGATGAAGCAGGCGGTCACCCGCACCCGCGAGTCCTTCTCAGAGTCCATAAGCTCCGTCATCGCCCTCACCCGTGAGGTCGACGAGACCACCCTGGTCAACCTCGAGCCTCTCCTGCTCGCCGCCGACCTCGGCGCCCCCACCACCGCCCTCGTCATGGAGAACCTCCGGCAGCGCGCCCTCCGCGTCGGCATCCAGGGCGGCGACGACCTCAAGCGTCTCCTCAAAGCCGAGCTCAAGCAGATCCTCGACAACGTAGCCCGCCCCATCACCCACCCCCCCACGCCGCCCGAGGTCATCATGATGGTCGGGGTCAACGGCACCGGCAAGACCACCACCACCGGCAAGCTTGCCGCACACTTCACTGCGCAGGGCCGCACCGTCCTGCTCTGCGCCGCCGACACCTTCCGTGCCGCCGCGATTGAACAATTAGAGGTCTGGGCCCAGCGCTCCGACGTTCAGATCATTAAGACCAAGCAGGGCGGCGACCCCTCAGCCGCCCTCTACGACGCCTGCACCGCCGCCAAAGCCCGCAATACGCAGATCCTCATCGTCGACACCGCCGGCCGCCTCCACACCAAGACCGACCTGATGAAAGAGCTCGACAAGATGCGTCGGACAGCAGAGAAGTTGATCCCCGGCGCCCCACACCAGACCCTCCTCGTCATGGACGCGACGACAGGTCAAAATGGGTTGACGCAAGCCCGCCTTTTCACCGAAGCCGCCCACGTTACCGGCATCGTCCTCACCAAGCTCGACGGCACAGCCAAAGGTGGCATCGTCCTGGCTATCGCAACAGAGCTGAAACTCCCAGTCATCTACGCGGGCATCGGCGAAAAGCTCGAAGACATCATCCCCTTTGACAGCGCCAGCTTCATCGACTCCCTACTCGACTGA